The following are encoded together in the Onychostoma macrolepis isolate SWU-2019 chromosome 03, ASM1243209v1, whole genome shotgun sequence genome:
- the LOC131536279 gene encoding gastrula zinc finger protein XlCGF8.2DB-like — MAIIKEESEDFRIEEVFSLKQEETEAQTGLLVLKEENQDLNEMEQTDQNEKHHDLITGEKPTQTKTTTSKRKRAQKTKSNSSFTCRHCGRSFDEKRKLQVHERVHTGERPFTCQQCGKSFAQQGALKRHMRTHTGEKPYTCQQCGNGFTQKGHLKNHMRTHSGEKPFTCQQCGKSFAQKPHLQRHMRTHSGEKPFTCRQCGKSFTQKGTLQSHMKIHTGEKPYTCEQCGKSFPGKQNLKVHMRVHTQEKPFTCKYCGKSFTHTCTRNYHMRIHTGKQLFTCDRCGKTLTTEFSLKCHKIRHTGKKPFKCDQCGRRFIHKLSLNYHMKTHLPEKCCKCAQCGKSFSHKGSLHAHIKKQHPREKPVGRASHK; from the exons ATGGCgattattaaagaggagagtgaagacttCAGGATTGAAGAAGTGTTTAGTCTGAAACAAGAAGAGACCGAGGcacaaacag gCCTGCTGGTGCTAAAAGAGGAGAATCAAGATCTGAATGAAATGGAACAGACAGATCAGAATGAGAAACACCATGATTTAATAACTGGTGAAAAACCTACACAGACTAAAACAACAACTTCTAAACGAAAAAGAGCTCAGAAAACCAAATCTAACAGCTCTTTCACCTGCCGTCATTGTGGAAGGAGTTTCGATGAAAAACGAAAACTTCAAGTGCATgagagagttcacactggagagaggccattcacctgccaacagtgtggaaagagctttGCTCAACAAGGAGCCCTTAAAAGGCACATGAGAACTCACAcgggagagaagccttacacctgccaacagtgtggaaatggtttcactcaaaaaggacaccttaaaaatCACATGAGAACTCACtcaggagagaagcctttcacttgccagcagtgtggaaagagtttcgcTCAAAAACCACACCTTCAAAGACACATGAGAACTCACTcgggagagaagcctttcacttgccgtcagtgtggaaagagttttacacagAAAGGCACCCTTCAATCTCACATGAaaattcacaccggagagaagccttatACATGtgaacagtgtggaaagagtttcccTGGAAAACAAAACcttaaagtccacatgagagttcacactcaAGAAAAGCCTTTCACTTGCAAGTattgtgggaagagtttcacacataCATGCACCCGTAATtaccacatgagaattcacactggaaagCAGCTGTTCACATGTGATCGTTGTGGAAAGACCCTCACAACAGAATTTAGCCTTAAGTGTCACAAGATCAGGCACACTGGAAAGAAACCCTTCaaatgtgatcagtgtggaaggCGTTTCATACATAAGTTAAGCCTTAATTACCACATGAAGACTCATTTGCCAGAGAAATGCTGTAAAtgtgctcagtgtggaaagagtttcagtcaTAAAGGCAGCCTCCATGCtcacattaaaaaacaacaccCTCGAGAGAAGCCTGTGGGAAGAGCTTCTCACAAATAG